Proteins from one Caldalkalibacillus salinus genomic window:
- a CDS encoding S41 family peptidase: MHSLRVQKWIVWSIFLALLFAPVSPALAEYSEDELERFDQFEEVFWYLSEYHIDAPDSDQLMDWAIYGMILSLEDPHTEFFTDEELEQFYQSLEGSFVGIGVMIQLTEDGELQINDVIPEGPAERAGVEANDIVTHINGQEVHFTELEEASSHLTGEEGTAVQVTVQREQNSETTSHTYSITREEISLPLVESEWLDDSVGVIRLHSFGSEVVPLVEEHLQKLQAEGAQHVILDLRDNPGGYLNAALELAELFKEQGVVMHVRDRSDEQIAYEISEGQAFDLPLVVLVNGLSASASEIFTGFVQDHEVGTVMGTQTYGKGTVQTLIPLETSGALKISVEEYYTPDRNPVHQRGITPDIAVENHNFQLPKAYGYLVGKNEIQVTSEGSVHWNGVEEALQEDILIQSNGEQYIQVRALAQWFGYDFGWDNATQSIVFEVEEQDYLIPKQHEAVLIAHDTSYLSLDALEGILPLNISEEDQVTVIADQS, translated from the coding sequence ATGCATAGTTTAAGAGTACAAAAGTGGATCGTGTGGAGTATTTTTCTGGCTTTACTGTTTGCCCCTGTAAGTCCTGCCCTGGCTGAATACAGCGAGGACGAGTTAGAACGCTTTGACCAATTCGAGGAGGTTTTCTGGTATTTGAGTGAGTATCATATTGACGCCCCTGACTCGGATCAGCTGATGGACTGGGCGATATACGGCATGATACTAAGTCTTGAAGACCCCCATACTGAATTCTTTACTGATGAAGAACTAGAACAATTCTATCAATCATTGGAAGGAAGCTTTGTTGGCATCGGGGTGATGATACAGCTAACGGAAGACGGTGAGCTTCAGATTAATGATGTCATTCCAGAAGGACCTGCAGAGAGAGCAGGTGTGGAAGCGAACGATATTGTGACGCACATCAATGGACAGGAAGTTCATTTTACAGAACTAGAAGAAGCTTCGAGCCACTTGACAGGAGAAGAAGGAACGGCTGTTCAAGTGACAGTACAGCGTGAGCAAAACAGTGAGACCACATCACATACATACAGCATCACACGAGAAGAGATCAGCCTTCCCCTTGTGGAGAGTGAGTGGTTAGATGACAGTGTGGGTGTGATAAGGCTACATAGCTTCGGTAGTGAGGTCGTGCCACTCGTAGAGGAACACTTACAAAAACTTCAAGCAGAAGGCGCACAGCATGTGATTTTAGATTTACGTGACAACCCCGGAGGATATCTAAATGCTGCCTTAGAATTGGCCGAGTTATTCAAAGAACAAGGGGTGGTGATGCATGTGAGAGATCGTTCCGATGAGCAGATAGCCTACGAAATTTCAGAAGGACAAGCGTTTGACCTCCCACTTGTCGTACTCGTGAACGGGTTATCAGCGAGTGCATCTGAGATTTTCACGGGTTTCGTACAAGATCATGAGGTTGGAACCGTCATGGGGACTCAGACATACGGGAAAGGAACCGTCCAAACGCTCATACCACTCGAAACAAGTGGTGCACTTAAAATCTCCGTTGAAGAATATTACACCCCGGATCGGAACCCAGTGCATCAGCGAGGGATTACACCTGATATTGCTGTAGAAAACCACAACTTTCAGTTACCAAAAGCGTATGGATATTTAGTAGGGAAAAACGAGATTCAAGTCACCTCTGAAGGTTCCGTTCACTGGAATGGCGTAGAAGAAGCGCTTCAGGAAGATATATTAATTCAATCGAATGGTGAACAGTATATCCAAGTGCGCGCCTTGGCCCAATGGTTTGGGTATGACTTTGGCTGGGACAATGCGACACAAAGCATCGTCTTCGAGGTAGAGGAACAGGACTACCTCATTCCGAAGCAGCATGAGGCTGTGTTGATTGCACACGATACGTCATATTTGTCATTAGACGCCTTAGAGGGAATCCTACCGCTTAACATTAGCGAAGAGGACCAGGTGACGGTCATTGCTGATCAGTCATGA
- a CDS encoding PAS domain-containing sensor histidine kinase, translating to MSNKIRLSEWKDNLPLQITIKYILIALTLLFVSEYVFSHPILSAYDPTSKRMIQGFVLILVTSIIMYHLLKLSFEEKQSTDRKLRESEKRLRALIDTMPDFVSLRDQNGHWIEANKAMLKLFKFKDPDFTGKSNSEMAELSPLYKSIVEQCSRSDQHTIETGKQQTFEETFTLPDQSDCVYEVTKVPIEYEPNNIGLLIIGKDITERKRVEEELRMTKEQMESFFNNTTDAIVIYDLNGYFIKVNRAFEKMYGWDRDEILQKRTIATIPDEYMDEAAQLGRKMRAGEPVSGYETIRMKKDGTHFHVSMSFAPVRNKKGKIVAFSGIIRDISERKKAEELLRKSDMLSVVGQLAAGVAHEIRNPLTSLKGFVQLIETEQTIKKRYIDIILSELNRINTIVNEFMFLAKPQVLTFQKRDVQKLISDVMTLIDTQAILHNVEIVTIYSSKVPEIMCEENQLKQVLINILKNSLESMDGGGKILIKVDVTDEQYIRISVIDQGCGIPDERIPKLGEPFYTTKEKGTGLGLMISHKIIRSHRGHIEIESKVSQGTEVRITLPINPEEIDDIGYKLS from the coding sequence TTGAGTAACAAGATTCGGCTGTCTGAGTGGAAGGACAATCTACCATTACAAATTACCATTAAATATATATTAATCGCGTTAACACTTCTGTTCGTCTCCGAGTATGTGTTTTCCCACCCTATCCTAAGCGCATATGACCCCACCTCCAAACGAATGATACAGGGCTTCGTCCTCATATTGGTGACTTCTATTATTATGTACCATCTCTTAAAACTTTCCTTTGAGGAAAAGCAAAGCACAGATCGCAAATTGAGAGAAAGCGAAAAGAGACTGAGAGCCTTAATCGATACGATGCCTGACTTTGTCTCACTACGCGACCAGAACGGGCACTGGATTGAAGCGAATAAAGCGATGCTTAAGTTATTTAAATTCAAGGACCCAGACTTCACCGGTAAGAGTAACAGTGAGATGGCAGAGCTGAGCCCTTTATATAAATCTATAGTAGAACAGTGTAGTCGTTCGGATCAGCATACGATAGAGACGGGAAAGCAACAAACCTTTGAGGAGACTTTTACGCTGCCCGATCAGTCCGATTGTGTCTATGAAGTGACGAAGGTACCCATCGAGTATGAGCCGAATAATATCGGTTTATTAATCATTGGCAAAGATATAACGGAAAGAAAGCGCGTAGAGGAAGAACTACGCATGACAAAAGAACAGATGGAGTCCTTCTTCAATAATACAACGGATGCGATTGTCATCTATGACCTTAATGGCTACTTTATTAAGGTTAACCGTGCCTTTGAGAAGATGTATGGGTGGGACAGGGATGAGATTTTACAGAAGAGAACCATCGCCACGATCCCCGATGAGTATATGGATGAAGCCGCGCAGCTTGGCAGAAAAATGAGAGCGGGTGAACCCGTGAGCGGATATGAGACGATTCGCATGAAAAAGGATGGGACACATTTTCATGTCAGTATGAGCTTTGCGCCCGTCAGGAATAAAAAGGGTAAGATTGTGGCCTTCTCAGGGATTATCCGTGACATCTCTGAACGTAAGAAAGCGGAGGAACTATTAAGGAAATCGGACATGCTCTCCGTCGTAGGCCAATTGGCGGCTGGTGTGGCGCATGAAATTCGGAATCCGTTAACGTCATTAAAAGGGTTTGTCCAACTGATTGAAACGGAACAAACCATCAAGAAACGGTATATCGATATCATTCTTTCTGAGCTTAATCGCATTAATACGATTGTGAACGAATTTATGTTCCTAGCTAAGCCGCAGGTTTTAACGTTCCAAAAAAGGGACGTCCAAAAGCTTATTTCTGACGTCATGACACTGATTGATACCCAAGCTATTTTACATAATGTAGAGATCGTGACCATTTATAGTAGCAAAGTACCTGAGATTATGTGTGAAGAAAATCAACTGAAGCAAGTTTTGATCAATATATTAAAAAACTCATTGGAATCGATGGACGGTGGGGGCAAAATTCTCATTAAAGTCGACGTGACTGACGAGCAATATATTAGGATAAGCGTTATCGACCAAGGGTGTGGTATCCCCGACGAACGCATTCCCAAGTTAGGTGAACCATTCTATACGACGAAGGAAAAAGGGACAGGCTTAGGTCTTATGATTAGCCATAAAATTATCCGCTCTCACCGCGGGCATATAGAGATCGAAAGTAAGGTCAGCCAAGGAACAGAAGTGAGGATCACATTACCGATTAATCCTGAGGAAATAGATGACATTGGCTATAAACTGAGTTAA
- a CDS encoding LCP family protein — protein sequence MKKKNRLAIILILITSMMIIGVTSAWYIHELKTDFDHAAEHMYEPLSRDLDPTVKEKAPSEENTLKPISVLLLGVDQRPGEQGRSDTLVVATLNPEEKNTYLLSIPRDTLTEIEGLERSDKINHAYAYGGVDMTLDTVERYLDIPIDYYSLVNMEGFMNVVDVFGGVEIEVNQRFDYGAFSFSPGQTVMDGEEALAYTRMRKDDPDGDIGRTRRQQQVLRALIDRGTSLQTLWNLDDVFAEVAQHVRTNVPPEELYGLQQEYMAATRQVETLRLEGESKRIDGIFYYIVPEEERLRVSEALRSQLGR from the coding sequence ATGAAGAAAAAGAATCGTTTGGCCATTATCCTCATTCTCATCACGAGTATGATGATCATCGGTGTGACCAGTGCATGGTATATTCATGAATTGAAAACAGACTTTGATCACGCGGCAGAACATATGTATGAACCACTAAGCAGGGACCTGGACCCCACTGTAAAAGAAAAGGCACCCAGCGAAGAAAACACCCTAAAGCCCATTTCTGTCCTCCTTCTCGGTGTAGACCAGAGACCTGGTGAACAGGGGCGTTCAGATACCTTGGTTGTGGCCACCCTTAATCCGGAGGAAAAGAACACGTACCTGTTAAGCATTCCCCGTGATACATTAACGGAAATTGAAGGCTTGGAAAGATCAGATAAAATTAATCATGCGTATGCCTACGGAGGCGTGGACATGACCTTGGATACGGTGGAACGCTACCTAGACATCCCTATAGACTACTATTCTCTCGTTAATATGGAAGGGTTCATGAATGTCGTGGACGTGTTTGGGGGCGTTGAAATTGAGGTCAACCAACGCTTTGACTATGGAGCGTTCTCATTCAGCCCCGGTCAAACGGTGATGGATGGCGAGGAAGCTCTGGCTTACACACGGATGCGCAAGGACGATCCTGATGGCGACATAGGACGAACGAGGCGGCAGCAACAAGTGCTTAGGGCCTTGATTGACCGAGGGACATCTCTGCAAACGTTATGGAACCTAGATGATGTGTTTGCAGAGGTGGCCCAGCATGTGCGTACGAATGTGCCGCCTGAGGAACTATATGGTCTGCAGCAAGAGTATATGGCGGCGACAAGACAGGTTGAAACGCTTCGTTTGGAGGGAGAGAGTAAGCGTATAGACGGTATCTTCTATTATATTGTGCCGGAGGAGGAGCGGTTGAGGGTGAGCGAGGCGTTGAGGTCGCAATTGGGGCGGTAG
- a CDS encoding DUF3221 domain-containing protein has protein sequence MNRKASLITFTILTVIIGGLLIYHSTNEQTQQKPPSYVMTGTVAIVEPTRFMLVEKMTLRELQTLTQEALIKKHNAIWIRTAGENIQPPKPTLQVGDHLTVWFHNINHTLPAQADLTKLQKH, from the coding sequence ATGAACAGAAAAGCTTCCTTAATAACCTTCACTATATTGACCGTCATCATTGGCGGTCTCCTTATCTACCATAGCACCAACGAACAAACACAACAAAAACCACCCAGCTACGTCATGACAGGTACCGTCGCCATCGTAGAACCTACACGCTTCATGCTCGTAGAAAAGATGACACTCAGAGAACTTCAGACTCTAACCCAAGAAGCGCTGATTAAAAAACACAACGCCATCTGGATACGAACAGCCGGTGAAAACATACAACCACCAAAGCCTACCTTGCAAGTCGGGGACCACCTCACAGTCTGGTTCCACAACATCAACCACACCCTCCCCGCCCAAGCCGACCTCACAAAACTACAAAAACACTGA
- a CDS encoding phospho-sugar mutase, which yields MEWKTRYEQWRNHEALDAELKAQLQNLEHDEAKQEEHFYQYIQFGTGGMRGELAPGTNRMNIYTVRRAAEGMARYIDKQGGEAKQRGVAIAYDSRYYSKRFAIESARTMGKYGIRTYIFENLRPTPELSFAVRTLNAHNGIVITASHNPPEYNGFKVYGEDGGQIPPQAAGEVIQEIESIPNELDIQVAEQAQLEKDGLLVWIGEDIDGPYVEKVTTLVQQPQVIQKASETLKIVFSPLHGTAASLVPRVLRQAGFKHVTTVEEQCTPDPEFSTVSSPNPEEPAAFEHAIELGKVQQADLLMATDPDADRMGVVCKGPDDEYVPLTGNQVGALMLHYLLSQYQAQGCLPQNGVMLKTIVTSELGRAIADLFHIQTIDTLTGFKYIGEKIKTFEQSGEHQFLFGYEESYGYLIGDFVRDKDAVQACLLIAEVAAHYHQQGLTLYDALTAIYEEVGYYKEGLESITLKGLEGTRQIEQITSRFRDHQWLRDTFPQITAVEDYQIRKRTWFTTGQEEDITLPQANVVKCLIDDDTWFCIRPSGTEPKIKCYFGVKSDSDKNSTTKLAQLKTQVMNQIELETKA from the coding sequence ATGGAGTGGAAAACAAGATACGAGCAATGGCGCAACCATGAAGCGTTAGACGCAGAATTGAAAGCGCAATTACAAAATTTAGAGCATGATGAAGCCAAACAAGAGGAACATTTCTACCAATACATACAATTTGGGACAGGCGGCATGAGAGGAGAGCTCGCACCAGGGACGAACCGCATGAACATATATACCGTGAGGCGTGCGGCAGAAGGGATGGCGCGTTACATAGACAAACAAGGGGGAGAAGCCAAGCAACGCGGCGTGGCTATCGCCTATGATTCTCGCTATTATTCCAAACGCTTTGCCATCGAATCTGCTAGAACCATGGGCAAGTATGGTATCCGCACGTATATTTTTGAGAACCTACGTCCCACACCCGAGCTTTCTTTTGCCGTGCGTACCTTAAATGCACATAATGGGATCGTCATAACGGCGAGCCATAACCCCCCGGAATATAACGGGTTTAAAGTATATGGGGAAGACGGTGGGCAAATTCCACCGCAAGCTGCTGGGGAAGTCATTCAAGAAATTGAAAGCATCCCTAACGAACTGGATATACAGGTGGCCGAGCAAGCACAATTAGAAAAGGACGGGCTTCTCGTCTGGATCGGGGAGGATATCGATGGCCCTTATGTCGAAAAGGTCACAACACTCGTGCAACAGCCTCAAGTGATACAAAAAGCGAGTGAAACACTTAAGATCGTTTTTTCACCCTTACATGGGACGGCCGCATCGTTAGTCCCGCGCGTCTTGAGACAAGCAGGTTTTAAGCATGTTACAACTGTGGAGGAGCAATGCACACCCGACCCAGAATTCTCAACCGTTTCTTCCCCTAATCCGGAAGAACCAGCCGCCTTTGAACACGCCATTGAATTAGGCAAAGTACAACAAGCGGATCTGCTCATGGCCACAGATCCGGATGCGGATAGAATGGGCGTCGTCTGCAAAGGCCCTGACGACGAATATGTCCCATTAACGGGAAACCAAGTCGGGGCACTCATGCTCCATTACTTGCTGAGCCAATACCAAGCCCAAGGCTGCTTGCCACAAAACGGTGTCATGCTCAAAACCATCGTCACCTCAGAGTTGGGACGAGCCATCGCGGATCTTTTTCATATACAAACAATAGATACACTCACAGGATTTAAATATATTGGGGAAAAAATAAAGACCTTCGAACAAAGTGGGGAGCACCAATTCCTTTTCGGCTATGAGGAGAGCTACGGCTATCTTATTGGGGACTTCGTGCGTGACAAAGACGCCGTTCAAGCATGCTTACTCATCGCTGAAGTGGCCGCGCACTACCACCAACAGGGCCTCACACTATACGACGCCTTAACCGCCATTTACGAAGAAGTGGGCTACTACAAAGAAGGGCTAGAATCCATCACCCTTAAAGGCTTAGAAGGCACACGTCAAATTGAACAGATCACAAGCCGTTTCCGTGATCATCAGTGGTTACGCGACACCTTCCCCCAAATCACAGCGGTGGAGGACTACCAGATCAGAAAGAGAACATGGTTCACAACGGGGCAAGAAGAAGACATCACACTTCCGCAGGCCAACGTCGTCAAATGCCTGATCGACGATGACACTTGGTTCTGTATCAGACCATCCGGGACAGAGCCGAAGATCAAATGCTACTTTGGAGTCAAAAGTGACTCAGACAAAAACAGCACCACAAAACTTGCCCAACTTAAAACACAAGTCATGAATCAAATCGAACTGGAGACCAAAGCGTGA
- a CDS encoding short-chain fatty acid transporter — MFAAVTSFFDRLVQRLLPDAFIFAIILTIVVFVLGIGFTGHSPVEMVQYWGDGFWDLLAFAMQMSLIVVTGYILAHSPLMKNVLTRLSTLAQTPGQAIVLVTFIASVACLINYGFGLVVGALLAIHVAKRVPSVDYRLLVASAYSGFILWHGGFSASIPLTIATEDHFLVDTIGVIPISETLLSSVNIFIVLFLLLTLPLINRMCLRSSGSGPTFNTLKSSAMLESEPTASHSDKKDTQSTTTFTPAERLEHSRIVSLLIGLLGLTFIVYYFIQHRVDLNINIVNFIFLFLGILLHGTPHRFLNSAKEAVKNVSGIIIQFPFYAGIMGMMVASGLSEQIALWFVQISNEVTFPVFAFISAGLLNIFVPSGGGQWAVQAPIMIPAALEIGVDTAKTAVAVAWGDAWTNMIQPFWALPLLAIAGLGVRDIMGFCMMILLWSFIPITLGLLLF, encoded by the coding sequence ATGTTTGCCGCGGTGACCTCTTTTTTCGATCGGCTCGTACAGCGCTTGCTACCTGATGCGTTCATTTTTGCCATTATCTTAACGATTGTCGTGTTTGTATTGGGCATTGGATTCACTGGGCACTCACCTGTGGAGATGGTTCAGTATTGGGGAGATGGGTTTTGGGATTTACTTGCCTTCGCCATGCAGATGTCTCTTATTGTGGTGACAGGGTATATCTTAGCTCATAGTCCGCTGATGAAAAACGTGCTCACGAGACTTAGTACCCTGGCCCAAACACCCGGACAGGCTATTGTGTTGGTCACGTTCATCGCGAGTGTGGCTTGCCTTATTAATTACGGTTTTGGGCTCGTGGTCGGTGCTTTACTGGCGATACACGTTGCTAAACGTGTGCCTTCCGTGGATTACCGTTTGTTAGTGGCCAGTGCTTACAGTGGTTTTATCCTGTGGCACGGTGGTTTCTCTGCTTCCATTCCCTTGACGATTGCCACTGAGGATCATTTTTTAGTAGACACGATTGGTGTCATTCCCATTTCAGAAACCTTACTGAGTTCCGTTAATATCTTCATTGTGCTCTTTCTACTACTGACATTGCCCCTTATCAATCGTATGTGCTTAAGATCAAGTGGGTCTGGTCCAACATTCAACACATTAAAGTCCTCAGCGATGTTAGAGTCGGAACCAACAGCTTCACACTCAGACAAAAAGGATACACAAAGCACCACAACGTTCACTCCTGCAGAACGTCTGGAGCATAGTCGCATTGTCTCACTTCTCATCGGTCTACTTGGATTGACTTTCATCGTGTACTACTTCATACAGCACCGTGTAGACTTGAATATTAACATTGTGAACTTTATCTTCTTATTTCTAGGCATCCTCCTGCACGGTACCCCTCATCGTTTCCTTAACAGTGCAAAGGAAGCGGTCAAAAATGTGAGTGGGATTATCATTCAGTTTCCCTTCTACGCAGGTATTATGGGGATGATGGTGGCGTCGGGGTTGTCTGAACAGATTGCGTTATGGTTTGTACAGATCTCTAATGAGGTTACCTTTCCAGTCTTTGCGTTTATCAGTGCGGGGCTATTAAATATATTCGTGCCTTCCGGAGGCGGTCAATGGGCGGTGCAAGCCCCGATTATGATACCTGCGGCACTGGAAATCGGCGTGGATACAGCCAAAACGGCGGTCGCTGTGGCCTGGGGTGATGCCTGGACCAATATGATTCAGCCGTTCTGGGCGTTACCGTTACTCGCCATCGCAGGTTTGGGCGTAAGAGATATTATGGGCTTCTGTATGATGATCCTCTTGTGGAGTTTTATCCCTATTACCCTGGGCTTACTTCTTTTCTAG
- a CDS encoding DMT family transporter — MQATKPADKHTASLTQKRWTIVLLILTITMIWGYAWVLMKSALDYMGPFTFSTLRFGTGALTLLLVMWVLKVGSPPKHIWGRLVVVGLLQTSFVFMLVMYGLKFVDAGKSSVLLYSMPIWSSLLAAIFLKERLTAMKGTGLLLGILGLVSIMGWDIWVQQTATTLIGEGLIVLAALSWAVSNVYYRLKLEGVNKLQVTAYQMLFGTLGILAVTLIMERGEPIHWTAASVYDVLFTGILASALCFSVWFYLLSHIDMVTATLSTLLVPVFGLFFGWLILGEQLTLNILIGATLIIFGIGLATVYRPRT, encoded by the coding sequence ATGCAGGCTACAAAACCCGCCGACAAACATACGGCTTCACTTACCCAAAAGCGGTGGACCATTGTCCTGCTTATACTCACCATCACCATGATATGGGGCTACGCATGGGTTTTGATGAAGTCAGCACTAGATTATATGGGACCCTTTACTTTTTCAACCTTGCGTTTTGGGACGGGTGCACTAACGTTACTGCTTGTCATGTGGGTATTAAAAGTAGGCAGTCCTCCTAAGCACATATGGGGACGCTTAGTGGTTGTAGGTTTATTACAGACGAGCTTCGTTTTTATGTTAGTCATGTATGGACTGAAGTTCGTTGACGCTGGCAAGTCTTCTGTTTTGCTGTATTCTATGCCCATATGGAGTAGCTTACTCGCTGCGATCTTCTTAAAGGAAAGGTTAACGGCAATGAAGGGAACGGGACTTCTACTAGGGATATTAGGCCTCGTATCCATTATGGGGTGGGATATATGGGTGCAGCAGACGGCAACAACACTCATAGGTGAAGGTCTTATAGTGCTTGCCGCCCTGTCATGGGCCGTTTCGAACGTGTATTATCGTTTGAAGCTTGAAGGTGTGAACAAACTGCAAGTGACCGCCTACCAAATGCTGTTTGGCACGCTGGGTATTCTGGCTGTCACACTAATCATGGAGCGTGGGGAACCGATACATTGGACAGCGGCGAGCGTATATGATGTTCTATTTACAGGTATCCTGGCCTCTGCCTTGTGTTTCAGTGTATGGTTTTATCTTTTAAGTCATATCGATATGGTCACCGCGACATTATCGACGTTGCTTGTACCCGTATTCGGATTATTTTTCGGTTGGCTCATATTAGGTGAGCAGCTGACATTGAACATCCTCATTGGGGCGACACTCATTATCTTTGGAATTGGTCTCGCTACAGTATATAGGCCACGGACATAA
- a CDS encoding S-layer homology domain-containing protein → MRGQSYKNNTQNSKQAFQGGETKVMKKSLLSLLVFALVFSLAMPAFAQLPTDVDDAKQRDSIAKLQALGVLEGYPDGSFGPDNSITRAEFSKIVAYLSGFGESAEYLSDVNTGFSDLASDHWAAGYVSVAANNGIFAGYPDGTFKPNNNVTYAEVATVLLRVAGYNDEGLSGSWPTNYVIQANSVGLLADANFSAKANATRGDVAVMTAAALDVETVVYSQDISSFVGTDNSILEDAFNAEFEEGVVYSPALNDDEEIEISGEWKETATLYTSDSLASLLGANVEYLELDGKVTYVQEASNRTVEGAVETVTTETYGSVEVNDNKYDLTNNAVVYLNGSKSSLDKVKAEGDAQAKLFLTSDDEVRFLIATNYNIFDEALTQDPTSIYNGYRLNVTESASFDTTSSTVFTLNGEEVEASDLQEGDIVRVQLNPKEESEATAVEATRNVVTGQYTAYTNNSITVDDVRYEIADGVNLDNDLKLGSEVTIVLNADDQVVDGDGVSSIFEGTGIFVSQEARWVNDAEQSFITLFSGDENVEFSVTSDVYNVETGEKEKSGELGLEEGLLVKFGANEDINSVETFEKSEPAKLTTDDTPNGAFKYAGTTYYTTDSTEYYVVTVDEEDESVRAINAGSYSDITSLNQAPEVELALVTSSYEDDSVIFADVVVIYEER, encoded by the coding sequence ATGAGAGGACAGAGCTATAAGAATAACACACAAAATTCTAAACAAGCATTTCAAGGAGGAGAAACAAAGGTTATGAAGAAAAGTTTATTGTCTTTATTAGTATTTGCGCTAGTTTTCTCTCTAGCTATGCCTGCTTTCGCGCAACTACCAACTGATGTAGATGACGCAAAGCAAAGAGATTCAATCGCTAAGCTTCAAGCACTAGGTGTTCTTGAAGGCTACCCTGATGGTTCTTTCGGACCAGACAACAGCATCACTCGTGCTGAATTCTCTAAAATTGTAGCTTACCTATCTGGTTTTGGTGAGTCTGCTGAGTATCTAAGTGACGTTAACACTGGATTCTCTGATTTAGCAAGTGACCACTGGGCTGCTGGATACGTATCCGTTGCTGCTAACAATGGTATCTTCGCTGGTTACCCAGACGGAACGTTCAAGCCTAACAACAACGTAACTTACGCTGAAGTAGCAACTGTACTTCTTCGTGTAGCTGGTTACAACGACGAAGGTTTAAGCGGATCTTGGCCTACAAACTATGTGATCCAAGCTAACTCTGTTGGATTACTAGCTGACGCTAACTTCTCTGCTAAAGCTAACGCAACTCGTGGTGACGTAGCTGTTATGACTGCTGCTGCACTTGACGTTGAAACTGTAGTATACAGCCAAGACATCAGCTCTTTCGTTGGTACTGACAACAGCATCTTAGAAGATGCATTCAACGCTGAGTTCGAAGAAGGCGTTGTTTATTCTCCAGCACTAAACGATGACGAAGAAATCGAAATCTCTGGTGAGTGGAAAGAAACTGCTACGCTTTACACTAGTGATTCTCTAGCTTCTCTTCTAGGTGCTAACGTTGAGTACTTAGAGCTTGACGGTAAAGTAACTTACGTTCAAGAAGCTAGCAACCGTACTGTTGAAGGAGCAGTTGAAACTGTAACAACAGAAACTTACGGTTCTGTAGAAGTTAACGATAACAAGTATGACCTTACTAACAACGCTGTAGTATACCTTAACGGAAGCAAATCTTCTCTTGACAAAGTTAAAGCAGAAGGAGACGCTCAAGCTAAGCTATTCTTAACTTCTGATGATGAAGTACGTTTCCTTATTGCAACTAACTACAACATCTTTGACGAAGCATTAACTCAAGACCCAACTTCCATTTACAACGGTTATCGTCTAAATGTTACAGAGAGCGCTTCTTTTGACACAACTTCTAGCACTGTATTTACCCTAAACGGTGAAGAAGTTGAAGCAAGTGATCTTCAGGAAGGTGACATTGTACGTGTACAACTTAACCCTAAAGAAGAGTCAGAAGCAACTGCTGTTGAAGCAACTCGTAACGTTGTAACTGGTCAGTATACTGCTTACACTAACAACTCTATCACGGTAGACGATGTAAGATACGAGATAGCTGACGGTGTAAACCTTGATAATGACCTTAAGCTTGGTTCTGAAGTAACAATTGTATTAAACGCTGATGATCAAGTTGTTGATGGTGACGGAGTATCATCTATATTTGAAGGTACAGGAATCTTCGTTAGCCAAGAAGCTCGTTGGGTTAACGATGCTGAACAAAGTTTTATCACGTTATTCTCTGGTGACGAGAACGTTGAATTCTCTGTAACTAGCGATGTGTATAACGTTGAAACTGGCGAAAAAGAAAAGAGCGGGGAACTTGGACTTGAAGAAGGTCTATTAGTAAAATTTGGTGCGAATGAAGACATCAATTCTGTAGAGACTTTTGAAAAATCTGAACCTGCAAAACTAACCACTGACGATACTCCTAATGGAGCGTTCAAGTATGCTGGTACTACTTACTACACTACTGACAGCACAGAGTACTATGTAGTTACGGTTGACGAGGAAGATGAAAGTGTTAGAGCAATTAACGCTGGTTCTTACAGCGACATCACTTCTCTTAACCAAGCACCTGAAGTTGAACTAGCTCTTGTAACTTCTTCTTATGAAGACGACAGTGTTATTTTCGCTGACGTAGTAGTAATCTACGAAGAGCGCTAA